The genome window TAACAAAGGTCCAAAATAGAGACATGGTGGAAAAAGCTTATGTACAACAAATGACCATGTAAACGACCAGTTTCAATGGTCTAACAGAAACACAAGGAAGCTAGAAACAAGATTTAGGTGggaaaaatagacaatatgtaGGAAATTAAGTAATGAACCTTGTCCATCTTGAAACATATCAAGTAGCAGTACATACAATTTGTCGTAAGAACTTCGCAGTAAGGCTACCTCTCTACACAAAGAAACAGAACACCTGTCAAAGTATAGTAATCGTTgccaaaatgaaagaaaaaaaaaagaaagaataggAAGAAAATATAATGGTGAATACAGACTGTGACTGCACGTCCAGGAAATTTCCAGTTTCTTCAGATCAATATGGCTTAAAGTGGCATTTAAGAAATGTGGTTTAGAACTAAATAAAGCAGGTAAATAGAGAGAATTAAATAAAGCTAGTCATTTTCTCATCCATTGAGATGTTATTGGTAACTGCTCATGATGCATTGAAGTACTTTGGCTCAGGGATACATTACTGGGTGGAAACAGATGCATGGCAGTTACTGGGTAATATGTAAGAGAATGGGCTAAGCACATCTGTAAATGGCGCATATGTAAGGTACGGACTACAGACATATTTTCTCATCTAGGTGCAGCCAGTCTACGCGCCTGCCAGTGTGTTGCACAATCCACTACTTTCATATTTTGTTTAAATCCCACCATCATAAACTGGAATGCACTTTATTAGTTTTGATTATGAATTCAAACGTAATTGCATGCACTATGGCAACCATGAAGGACGGTTCTCTCTGCGAAGAGCACGTTTAGTTCTTGTATTAATCTGTGAGCTCGAAGATAAAAAACTGTAATTTTTGAAGTGCCGCACGGATGTCtaagttttgaaaaaatatatataactctGGCACAAAAAGGGGTAACTACATTAATTTGATATGCTGTATTCAAGTCCTTAACCTGTAAACTTACAGAAAAATACTACATTGTATTGATAGTAGTCACACAAGTTCTGCGAAATGTTATTCCCAATTTTTTTACTGATAGTCATTGAGGAAGTTCTATGAAATATAATTTGACATTGAGCCTTTAATAAGGTGCATACCAGTTTATTAACCAATGCAACAGATGTGCACCAATTACAGGGTTGGAAAATACGGGAAAACAGCTCTCACCTTTGAACTAAACTGCTTGCATCCTGAAAAAGGTGCACACAACAAGCTACTTCTTCACATGTTTCGGACTCTCCATTGTTTGCTACATCCACATTGAAGAAATCCTCTATAATCTTGTGTGTGTCTGTGTTACGAGAAATAGTATTTGTGCTGATAGATGAATTGTTCCTACGCAGGACACTTGAATTATGGCTTTCAGAGCCTTGTTCCTTGAGAGGAATACTTTTGCTCAGGCTGTGTGCCAAATGGCCATTTCCTTCAAGTAAAACATGCTCATCCACTTGATCTTCAGTAGCCTtcataaattttaatttggCACCATTATGATTCTTGAAAATAGGAAATACCCTCCTCTTAAACTTCTGCTTGCCATTTTGTTTAACTGAATGATCTAAATCGTGACTTAGATGACCATTTCTCTGGTTACtgtcatgaaactcctcaataTCAAACTCTTTGTCATTAGCACAGCTAGGTTCATTTTCTGACGAATGGTCAGACAAACTTTTCTCCCCTGAAAAATACTCTAAGCTATTCTTTTCCTCAACATCCCTATCTACAAAAGGAAATGAAGCCATCTGACCATCAAGAGCCAACTCCATCTTTGTCTGCATTGCTACGCAATCATCTTCCGAATTGCATGAACACAAATCATCTGATGAATCATCGCTGCAGCTGCTACCAATACTGATGGAATGAAGATCTCCTGAAATCTGCAAAAATTCTTCCTCCAAAAAAAGTCTGCGATGTAGAATGTCCTCCTTGTATTGTGGAGGTGACTGTGGACTAGGATATGTATAGGGTGGACTTGTTTCTATTAACTTGCTCATTGTATTGGATGGTGTTCCATTTGACAGCATATTTCTAGAACCATCTCCCAACTCAGGAAAAGGGTCAGAATGTGAAGTGCCTACTAACTCTAGGGGAGGAGGTCGTTGAAAAGAATTCAAGTGCATCCTTAGATGAGCTTGATCCACATTCACTTCATTTGTGGATTCTTTGATGACTCCATTAACAACAGTACATGCGTTATCTGTGAAAGATGAATCCGATTCCAAAATGTTTGAGCTACTCCCACCTTCTGATGTATTTACCAAATCTGATATGTTATTTGAGGTTTCCCTGTGTGCTTTGTGCCTTTTCTTTTGTCTCATATACCTTCCATTGCCATTGGTGAAATCAACATACAGGCTGTCACCTTCTGTTTTCTCTGAATTTTCATCCATCCACTCCTTAAATTCACAGAGCCAATTACTTGATTTTTCCTTCTTCAGCAATTCAGCAGTGTTTATCAAAGAAGCAATTTTTATGTCATGATCAGCAGCTGCAACTTCATCCTTCTTAGAACTGTCACTATCACAGGGAGTGGACTGCTGGTCTACACCTTCATCGCAGAGATTTCTCTCTTCCTCCACTATACTGGCAAGTCGGGAAATTTTTCTCTACAGTAAATAAAGGTGAGAACGAATTATCAATTTTATCATTGAAGTAGTTGCATACGGTCAGACTTGTACAGCACTATTTCAATTTTGCAAAGAAGCATAGATGGTATATCTTGCAGTTCCAGAAATCAGATTATTTAGACACACCATCTGGGCTGAATCAACCAGAAACCAAATTCATGAAAGAAAAAGATGCTTCTGCATTGCATGTGAAAACTAACAAGAATGTGCATTCATGGAACAAAATGCAAGCATAATAGCGATCCACTACAACATCTGTGTCAAATAATCAAATTATCTATACTGTAAGAGAATATTAACACAAAAACTCCTGACCAAGCAAGCTCGATATTTGGTGTGATATACAATGGATCAACTTAGTGGAATTGGTTTAACAGAATAATAGAGAAATACCATCTTTGAATTTATTGTGTCTTCGTCCTCATGATCATCTATTGCAGgaaaataaaatccataacCAGTAGGCTGATTTTGTCTGCATGCAAACAGTACTTGCTTTTCCCAGTATTCTTGTGTGTTCATACCCTTATCATCTAACTTCAACTGAACCAGAAAAAGTCATGGAACAGAGCTGTCACTTTACTCCAATACTGCGGAACAAACTATTGTGATGGGAGAAGTTATAGAGAGACAAAAGGAGTTCGATATTTGGAGTAAAGTACTTACATTCTCTGGATTACGGAAAAAACTGAACACGTGTGCTCGATACCACCGAGCACAGCAGATTGGGTTGCCTTCCAACCATAGGTTCTGTAACAAAGAAAGGGTGCCGAGGATTTCCAATTCTGAGAAATTTGAGATGATATTATAAGATAGATCAAGCCCCATGAGTGACTTGAGATTTTCAATCCCATGTATTGTAGTTAAAGCATTGTTTCTCACAACAAGTTTTACAATTCGACTGGAAACCTGCAAGAAAACGTATAACTGTAGATATAATTGGAAAAACCTAATGGCAAAAGGCTACATATTATGGAGTGAATTACAAGGAAATGCAATTACCTCACCCAAGGATGAAATCGAACGTAAATGATTAAATCCGAGATCAAGATTTCTCAACTTTGTACATTTCCGTAGATTGTCCAACTTTGCAAACTTGTTCCGACTAAGATCCAGGGTCTCAACTGCAGGTAACAATTGCAATGACTCGTCCATGAGTACCAGGCCATTAGAAGCACATGAGACATATGAAAGTTTGCTCCATACGGGAGACTCCTTGATATCCGTGATTCTACTCGTGAATACATGCCTAAGAGCATCCTGCAGTAGCACAAAAACAATAATTGTGAATTTGGATAAGATATTCAAATAACATGAAAGTTCTTAGAAAGGAATCCTGAATCACACAACTGCTTGAAGGGAAAGATAACAATACTTCTCTCACTATACGAACTAGATGAATTCTTCAGTGCTAGCTCAACATTTTATTGTAACCCACTAAGGACCCATTATTTGGCAAGCCCAATCAAGTTGCAGTCACCAAAGCCACAACCAAATACTAGAGTTATACATATTTATGCTCAATTTTCATTGCATATCCTATCTGCCAACAAAGCACTCTATTCAGAACGGTTGATATCTACTAGTTGCGCAAGCAACACCGAAAATGGAGTATAGAAAATCTAAAGAGAAGAGACGCTATCTGCCATCCAGGAGGCATTATGTTCGTGTTACTTCCAAAGATCACTGACAATCCCCAAAACCTCAAACTAAGATGAATGATTAAttacatttatttttttcttcataataGGCAAAAGGAAGTAGATGAAGATGCAGAAATTTATTAAGATGCATGCAACAATACAGATTGAAATATGGTATGTCCATCAAGAGACCGCATGGCTGGACAATTTTTTGATGTCCCAGCTTAGCTGATTAGAACACGGGATAAATGCAGCAACCACAGGAGGCATGATTGTTACAGTTGCATATATGCACTCTAAAAACCAAGCAGCGATACAATCCAATAAGTGATCAGAACTTCAGAAGCTCTGCAAAATGACCAAATTTATCTCCTCCAGAGAAATAGCTGCAACTAAATTCATATTTCATTAAGAAATGAATGGGTGATAATGACCTAAAGCCATTAGCATAAAATTCCATTAAACCACACATGCAAGACCAGAAACTTCAATAAACATAAGAAGTTTCACACTTCGAAGCTATCTTAACACTAAGatcaaaatcacaaacaaaatGGCAGAAACATGCTGAGTGAACAGAATATCATCATATAATAAATGTACAGGACTGGATCCGATCCTAGGAATAAATCAACAGTGTGGTCGTGTGGACGGATCATAGTATTGCAGCAAGCGGGCTAAAATAAAGGCAGCTAACTAGCTGTCGATGAACCGAAACAGCAAACCATAAGTACAATTGACAGCTCAAAATAGCTCACAGTTTAGTTGGGGATCATAAGTAGAGCCTCTGGTCACCACCACGCGAACTGCCGCGATCAGCGAACTACAAACGAAATTATACGACAGATGATAGAACCGCACCGTGGAATTGTAACAGACGAGCCTCTCGAGGGTGTGTCGGAGGTCGAGCAGGCCCCtggcggcggaggtggagagGTCGCAGTCCCGCAGCTCGAGCACGCGCAGGCGCGCGAAGGGCAGGAGCGAGAGCGGCGCCGGGTCGCGCCCCGGCCCCGCGGCGACGACCTTGAGCGACGTGAGGAGGCGCAGGATCCGGCGGAGCTGTTCGAGCGCGCGGTGGTCGCCGAGGTCGGCGACGTAGGCGCGGAGGTAGTCGACGGGCGCGCCGGCGCCCACGGCCTCGAGCTCccgcagcgcctcgaggcgggAGGCGACGTAGTGGAGCCCGACGGGGTGGAGGCGCAGGGTGACGGAGCCGTCGAGCAGCGCGCCCGCGTTGCACGCCACGAAGCGGACGAGCAGGTCGAGGTAGCGGTCGCCGGTGACCGGCACCCCAGCCCCCGCCCCGGCGCGGGGCGCGGCCATCGGGATcgggggctagggtttggcCGCGGGAGCGCGCCGGCGCATCAGCGAGCAGCGGGGCGGACGCGGTAGGGGAGGGGGGTGGACACGGCCGCGGTGGTACGTATGATTGGGGACACGCGGGCTAGGCTAGCTGTGGTATGGTGTGGGGGAGGGAACGGAAGGCGACGCGACGTAGATGCAATTGCGAGCACCAGCCACCAGGTGGGGGTGATTCACGGTTTCGTCCCCGCAAAGACTTGGTTCGTTTGGCTAATGCGGAGGGCGATCGCGTGGCTCACTTGGGCTGTGGCGTGGGTCGGACGGATCCGTGTCGAGCCGATGGGTCCTGGAGGTGGCTGTGTGGTTTTGCCGTTTCCGGCGCTGGCATTGAGTTGTGTGCGGTTACGCCTGCGCGCGCTTCGGCGCTTTGTTGCAACCTGCAGCGTGAGCGTTTGGTGGCTGCTGGCTGACCGGCCTGGCGTTTTGTTTGGGTCCACGGTCTACACTACACCAGCCGCGCGAGATCAGGCGTCAGGGGAAGCGCGCCAGCGCCGTCCTCCTGGGAGCGTTGTCTTGACTGCTTCATAGGCAAGGCTCAGATGTGGACCCGCCGGTGAAATGTTCTTTCTTAACAGTTTGTGTCAGTACACAGTACATGTGACTATGCGCTGCCTAGATCCGGCGCCTTGTATTGTTCTACGGTACCTCTGCGGCGTCATGTTACATAGTACTGTAGTACGCACATGACGCtggtattttatttttatttgcagTACAACCCGGCATGATTTAGGAtctgtttattttagctttggAGTGTGGTTTTCAGCTTTTACGattcgaagctgaaacaaacagacatcttttatttatagttttttaaaatttgctagttggattgtgggaatttgagaagctgatttttctcagcttttaatagattgtgaaagttcaTTTTACTAAATTGTCTATCACAATTTTTtaaatctacaatctaaaagcttttcacaatccaacctTTTATAATCCATATTTTTACAACCTAATTtctataaactattttttaaaatctacagCTGAAATAAACAAACAGACACTTACTAAGTAGCACGACGCAGATCGTGCAGTCACCACTGCCTCACCTAGTCAACTTCATGTTAGCCCACGTGTCACCGACCAAGAAAAATACCAGCCACAGTATCGCATGATAAATGGCATTCAGGCATGCAGCGTGACACGTTAACCTGGACTGATCAGGTTCATGTGTCCTTTCAGTATGTTTTGAGGCTCAAGTCAATCTAAAGGTTCTCTCCAGAAACGCCAAATGTCAGGTTGGTCGTTGGCTCGTTGGTGGTACTGCGTGCTAACCCAAGCCTCCAAGGTATCCAAAGCCGTTTTGGGCATGATCGTTTCATGAAGAATTTGATGAACGTTATTGGGCTAGCCCTGCCTGGCCCGCCTACTATAAACATTATATTGGGTCATCGTGGGCCCATTATATTGGGTCATCAATTTATTCTTTGAGTTGGGCTATAGCCGTTCCACTGAAATCTAAGAAGTCTATTTTGGGTTTGCTGGTTTTCGATTCTGACTGTGTATTCTAATTTCTAAAGTCAGAATCTAAAATAAATGGAACAATTCTACAATCTACAATTCATAATTTGGGATTAGATTATGCCACAAttcacaattaaaaaaaaactgcttCTAGcaaattgtgacacatatttacCTACCATACTATTACAGTATAACGGTTTACTTCTTTCTGCCTTCACTTCTTTCTCCATCGAAGGTGATGCCGCTCTATTCGTCCCTCCAAACCTAAAGCACCACCGCTCCCGCGCCTTTCTTTCCTAACTCCAGTGTGACCCCATGCACGTTGATCTACGCCCACGATCAGTCCCGTGTCGTGACTTCATGGCTGGAGCACTGCACCACCACTAGGAACACGCTCGCGACCTCACCTTCAGCCCCTGCCCACCACAACAACGCCATGACAAGCATCTTCTTCGGCGGCCGCATCTCGTTGTCGTGCCGCCTCTCCACGCCATCTCTATCGAAGCCAAATCTGGCTATGGCTTAAGTCCGTATGGTGCCGCAGCACCCCTTCCTCGTCGTGTCTGCCAACGACAAAAGAAGGTATttttacataataaaatatCCTGAAGAatattacaaaagtagttttttcCTTATCTTTCCCATACATGCTACTCTAATGGTACCCCGAATGGGTGTCTAAGAAGCCTAGTAGAGTGCTACCGGCGGTCGAGTCAACAAGCTAGTCGATTCGGGGTAGAGGAAAGAGATCTTTTGGGTACGTCTTATCGAAAtcagtgaagtcgacgcacatcctccctTACCATTAGGTTTTCAAACCATGACAGGATATGAGggaccatccaaacagtattctaattaatcattgagttgatcattttcttaatcacaacttcaacgataaatcagaataccgctctggtagtcctggcacgtgttttgtgcccaagatcgaaataCATGACTTTCCAATATGGAACATCataacaaaacttaagaaagagcgagtaattaacattatattaaaagttcttaagcatgcaccaCATTAATACagtttacagcaaaagagagctaagaggagactaaaacctgttcaactcctaaccaacaaaagaaactacgcagtggaaacaaaagctaaagacaacaaaagataggtgaagtcatatgcccttaggcttcaccctgAACACATGACCTACatgagtaggatgcactactcattcccaccaCTTGCATCAGTTGACGTGAAGTAGCAAAgaaccaactcctcctcacctgaaaaacctgtagagcagttgagtacgaaagtactcgcaagacttaatcaaTAATGAGAACTTATAGATAGTCCGACTACAAGGATGATGTATGGGGAcgttagcaagaatacggcgatatgattaagtaaattcatatgcgaaagcaaatttgacataaacatgtgtgagcatctatacttgagcAAAGCAATAAACTAGTCTAcaaacatcaactgaacataaagtaaaaggaaccatagtagtaacatctataacaaaccatctcaaccataccaaaccacattcgtaactctaagAATGCTGCAAATTGACAAAaatatgctcatgaccgagagcatggtattttaaaatattttacaccctgcagtggtactcctttacctacattTCGTCTCGTCCACCTCACTCATCCAATCAACACCGTCAACCTATTATTATGATCATtatgcaagtaattaaagtctaTGCTCATGAACGATGAagcatttcaccgctcgacttctatcgaggacataagcacttgctaagcagccgaataacattttaagttagataatatcatattgaacctaggctacaaggatacggatcaacaattattcaagataggagaattagtgcatcaacataggttcccCTCATTATACACCTGATATCGAttcgaactcatgcataacatacataaagcataatttatcacatatgacgCATATGATTCAAATAATGagagaagtatgcttagattcTTACCTTattgctctggggtttgccttaTACTACCCGCGTAATATTCGCAAAACTCGGATAGAttggtgtcaccttcaaccacgaTCGCGACACGCTccggttcttcattcactaaagaataacgtgtgcaatgatgagcatgaatgaaatgcacaaTGTATACTATAATATGTATAACAACAAGTTAAAGGTGTAAGACATATAAAGGAATAGTGAAACTTGTGATTTAAACAATGCCGAAAAAGTAacaggaggccggagactctACGTTGAActcagagtatccaggttcTAGAACCTTTGGGTGAACCTCCGAGTGAGAGCTCTCAGTagccattttttaaaaaatttggaaCCTCCGAGTGAGTTCAGATACTCTAGATTGGGCTGGACACTCTAGACGAGGCTCCGAGTGGGACTCTCGGCTATTtacccggaccctccgggtctagtccagatactccggattggGCCAGACACTCCGGATTGATCTGGACTATCCAGGTTCTTgccgagttgagttctaaagttCTTTCCACGGTCGATTCAACTCGTATGCTAAATCTATTTCACCAAAATATGgatatacaaagggttctagactcgaATTGCACCCTAAATTGTCATAGTTTCTAAGGACAATTcaatagggttttctctaggTTTACCCGGCGTATCCGGGTCAATCCGGATTGTCCAGAGAGGCTGCTTCAAGGGGGAAATCTCgatcgatttgatttgcgagcttctaaaaaacaaagagaaatatgtttgagagagtttatagagtctagaactcactcaccaacctagcaacatgattcctaactcaaaactcatccaaatcctcattttagctcAAAAGCTTAATAActcaagaactttgcaaccgaaGCTTCGAACTTGGGATTCATCTAACCAAAACGTGTAtctatgccatgggagcctaggagactcacccaagatgctttgccgaGCTTCAGGACCgtcggttgaaggaggaaacgctCGAAAAGAGGAAGAATGTCGGTGATCCTTGTGCTTCAATCAAGAACAACAAAGACATTAAAACAGGCTCGAATTCTTCAGGAAAACAAGAATAAATTGGATAGATGGGTAGCTCATGAGTTCAtgatcgcgtgagtaccacatggatacctcgattccttctcttgaggtgggattttgggagagaaggagagagagcgcttgagagggagggagaaatCTTGCTTGGTCggttgaggagagagggagcacgatAGTGGAttgagggagagagatgagtggttgggctgctgcccatagagagggagagatgggtggTTGGGCCATATGTGGGGTCCAGgtgttagagaaaatggtccattttaactacgaattccattattttctctctcaaaattctttctctcgcctgattgactttaaatgaattgcactagcgttccaaaataaatttcctcaaaactaatcatgacACTAACGATgtataattagacttaatcatgAGATTAAaaatttaggacgtgacacaGGGTTAGCCAACCACTTTAGGTTCTGCACCTTTTGGATGAAGCTTGCTTCCAGGAGTTTGTCAATCTCCTCACGAAGTGCTTCTTTTCAATCGGTTGCGAGCCGACGCGCCTTTTGCTTTACTGGTCGTGCATCAGGTCACACGGACAACTTGTGCTCGGTCATGTCCCTAGTgactccaggcatatcagacggactccaAGAAAATACATACGCGTTGGTCTGAAAGAAAGTGATGAGCGCGGTTCCTATTTTGGGTCCAGACCGGCcctaatttgaattgttctggATGGGTCGACATCATTTAGGCATACTAACTTGAGTCAATCATTGGGATTGGCAACGATGTGGATCTTCTTCGAGCGACCACTAGGCCCAGCGTTCTCAGGCTGCAACCcgggagttagctcgaccatgtcgaggatCATTTTTATCGCAGTGAAGGGCCATCTTTTGGTTACCCAAAATGGTGATAGCTCCCTTGGAACCGGGGATCTTTATTGCCTAGTATGCATAGTGGGCGACGACCATGAACTGGGCCAATGCTGGTCACCCTCGGATCGCATTATAAGTGGTCCCAAAGTCCGCTACGTCGAACATGACCCTCTCAGTCCTAAAGTTGTTTGGCGAACCGAAAGTGATAGGCAACTTGATCTACCCCAATGGCTTGGCCGAGGAGCTAGGGGTGATAGCAAAGAAAGTTGGATATGGTTTCAACGCACTCCTTGGGATTTGCAGGGCATCTAGCATGTCGACGAAGAgaaggttgatggagctccctccaacGACCAGCATGCGCCCCATGAGGATATTGTGCATTGTGGGTTCTACCACGACGATGCAACATCTAGGGCGCTTGACATATGCGGGGTGGTCCACCTGGCTGAAGGTTAGGGGTATCTTTGACCACTTTAGTCACAAACTCGGATCTAGTATGATCGTGCATACATTGCGGATCACTGATTTGTATTCCATATTTGAGGAATACGTCACTACACCACtaaagatatggtggaccatgtgctCAGCCTACTGGAAATCTAGAGCTGACTGGCCGGGGCTGGCCCCGTCTTCACTATCATCGTCGCGTCTGGGTTTGCCTCTCCCAAGCTCtttgtcgatgatgcctcgaaTGACCTTGCATTTGGTCATGTCGTGTGCATCGGTGTGGTGGATTGGGCAATAGCCTTTTCCCTTcttgccatccttcttctcaaCGCGTCGACATGATTGGTCGGTTTGCTCGATCGCCATGACGACGGGTGGCCTGGACTTgcacttgttcttctttttctccttccagccagtccctttggaagaggcgggTTGCCTAGGGGTCGGCTGCTTCTTCACGCCAATTTGATGCTCTCAGGCCTTGGTAGCCTTCATGCACTTGTCCGCAAGCTTGaagagctcggtagtgctcCGGGCCTCCTTTGTGGTCAACTTTTTTGACCATAttctggtctttgacccccTCCAGAACGCTATGACCATGGACTCACCCGTGATgtttggaatggtattctggcaTTTGATGAAACGCCAGATATAATCTCGCAACAACTCGTCGCTGCCAGACTTGGTACATATCATACTCGACCCTGGCCGGGCGTAGGTTCTTTGGAAGTTAGCGACGAATTGGTCGCATAAATCTTCTCATGAATGAATTGAACCACAAGGGAGGATCATGATCGAGGCGAACCGGTCAGAACAGTCGAAAAATAGTTTGACATGGCCGGTGTAAGATAAGATGTAGTCTTATTTACCCACCGGTTAACATATGATAGTATGGAGCCCATCGATTGAGTTATACCGACAACCTGATGGTATATCTATTTCCAGTGTGTCACCTTTTGGCAAATATATCGTTGTTGCTTACGAGGTGCACTCGCCTGAGATCCTTGTGCATCAATATGTTATTGTCCACGTTAACAAGTAAGTAAAAAATCATGCAGAACTTTATGTGGTGTAGCATTACTCTCTTGAAAAACGTCACAAACAAAAACCTTTGGACCGCTTGGACGTGCGCCAGCACGCCATCCTTGGCCGCGCCCAACGTTTTCTGGCGAGAATGTTGAGATGTGCACAATCCCGGCTTTGAAAATTGCAGCTCGATTTATTTGCTTATCTGGATCTTGT of Phragmites australis chromosome 3, lpPhrAust1.1, whole genome shotgun sequence contains these proteins:
- the LOC133911927 gene encoding uncharacterized protein LOC133911927 isoform X2, whose amino-acid sequence is MAAPRAGAGAGVPVTGDRYLDLLVRFVACNAGALLDGSVTLRLHPVGLHYVASRLEALRELEAVGAGAPVDYLRAYVADLGDHRALEQLRRILRLLTSLKVVAAGPGRDPAPLSLLPFARLRVLELRDCDLSTSAARGLLDLRHTLERLVCYNSTDALRHVFTSRITDIKESPVWSKLSYVSCASNGLVLMDESLQLLPAVETLDLSRNKFAKLDNLRKCTKLRNLDLGFNHLRSISSLGEVSSRIVKLVVRNNALTTIHGIENLKSLMGLDLSYNIISNFSELEILGTLSLLQNLWLEGNPICCARWYRAHVFSFFRNPENLKLDDKGMNTQEYWEKQVLFACRQNQPTGYGFYFPAIDDHEDEDTINSKMRKISRLASIVEEERNLCDEGVDQQSTPCDSDSSKKDEVAAADHDIKIASLINTAELLKKEKSSNWLCEFKEWMDENSEKTEGDSLYVDFTNGNGRYMRQKKRHKAHRETSNNISDLVNTSEGGSSSNILESDSSFTDNACTVVNGVIKESTNEVNVDQAHLRMHLNSFQRPPPLELVGTSHSDPFPELGDGSRNMLSNGTPSNTMSKLIETSPPYTYPSPQSPPQYKEDILHRRLFLEEEFLQISGDLHSISIGSSCSDDSSDDLCSCNSEDDCVAMQTKMELALDGQMASFPFVDRDVEEKNSLEYFSGEKSLSDHSSENEPSCANDKEFDIEEFHDSNQRNGHLSHDLDHSVKQNGKQKFKRRVFPIFKNHNGAKLKFMKATEDQVDEHVLLEGNGHLAHSLSKSIPLKEQGSESHNSSVLRRNNSSISTNTISRNTDTHKIIEDFFNVDVANNGESETCEEVACCVHLFQDASSLVQREVALLRSSYDKLYVLLLDMFQDGQETVPRVLGSYRLESLEKVSIGLGLQALRVHMVDNTTHLFLTRTSKEAQDVLWLLSVLNFPKSTHGISLQSWENIQVKLLEKCICGSAKLGIFLYSMLMFSKNDAEEDSMVIRSIIVIEGSILVCIEDLDQFGGLPDDSNPPYFSLDAFCSIDSIQEVVVDQRNDKCLTMFMNNRMQEGKFHSSIQNSHNKQSDEIDSVHTWKLKWFSEETLLKFISVLKALYSAAAASSLPVKCIS
- the LOC133911927 gene encoding uncharacterized protein LOC133911927 isoform X3, producing MAAPRAGAGAGVPVTGDRYLDLLVRFVACNAGALLDGSVTLRLHPVGLHYVASRLEALRELEAVGAGAPVDYLRAYVADLGDHRALEQLRRILRLLTSLKVVAAGPGRDPAPLSLLPFARLRVLELRDCDLSTSAARGLLDLRHTLERLVCYNSTDALRHVFTSRITDIKESPVWSKLSYVSCASNGLVLMDESLQLLPAVETLDLSRNKFAKLDNLRKCTKLRNLDLGFNHLRSISSLGELYVFLQVSSRIVKLVVRNNALTTIHGIENLKSLMGLDLSYNIISNFSELEILGTLSLLQNLWLEGNPICCARWYRAHVFSFFRNPENLKLDDKGMNTQEYWEKQVLFACRQNQPTGYGFYFPAIDDHEDEDTINSKMRKISRLASIVEEERNLCDEGVDQQSTPCDSDSSKKDEVAAADHDIKIASLINTAELLKKEKSSNWLCEFKEWMDENSEKTEGDSLYVDFTNGNGRYMRQKKRHKAHRETSNNISDLVNTSEGGSSSNILESDSSFTDNACTVVNGVIKESTNEVNVDQAHLRMHLNSFQRPPPLELVGTSHSDPFPELGDGSRNMLSNGTPSNTMSKLIETSPPYTYPSPQSPPQYKEDILHRRLFLEEEFLQISGDLHSISIGSSCSDDSSDDLCSCNSEDDCVAMQTKMELALDGQMASFPFVDRDVEEKNSLEYFSGEKSLSDHSSENEPSCANDKEFDIEEFHDSNQRNGHLSHDLDHSVKQNGKQKFKRRVFPIFKNHNGAKLKFMKATEDQVDEHVLLEGNGHLAHSLSKSIPLKEQGSESHNSSVLRRNNSSISTNTISRNTDTHKIIEDFFNVDVANNGESETCEEVACCVHLFQDASSLVQREVALLRSSYDKLYVLLLDMFQDGQETVPRVLGSYRLESLEKVSIGLGLQALRVHMVDNTTHLFLTRTSKEAQDVLWLLSVLNFPKSTHGISLQSWENIQVKLLEKCICGSAKLGIFLYSMLMFSKNDAEEDSMVIRSIIVIEGSILVCIEDLDQFGGLPDDSNPPYFSLDAFCSIDSIQEVEQTCASLALSWRHSFIWFQIVHVTIFRKGGTARNILVRYHPYAICQVVLSY